A stretch of Heterodontus francisci isolate sHetFra1 chromosome 44, sHetFra1.hap1, whole genome shotgun sequence DNA encodes these proteins:
- the LOC137355969 gene encoding probable G-protein coupled receptor 139 has protein sequence MDGGYTRVTGLRCGLVLEFEFTICTRSTGSELRHGECLISNFQSLSLLSLTVNLLAIVILSRGKCGLSTCTTRYLVAMATADLLLIITDVILWRIIYYYFPGSVLNITPVCSFIAVLSYEATDCSVWFTVTFSFDRFVAICCQKLKTKYCTEKTAAVVLASTCILFCLKNVPYYFIFEPGEIIDNVPWFCYIKPSYYTEPGWVGLDWLDTVLIPFLPFVLILLLNTLTVRHILVASRVRKGLRGQSKGENRSDPEMESRRKSVILLFTISGSFILLWLTYVIYFSISNITGTYLEDYTHPLYVFGQVGYMLQILSCCTNTFIYVATQSKFRQQVKNAVKYPVTSIIRLISKRDN, from the exons ATGGATGGcggctacaccagagtcactggacTGAGATGTGGGCTGGTCCTTGAGTTTGAGTTCACTATCTGTACACGGTCCACTGG GTCTGagctcagacacggagaatgtttgatcagtaatttccagtctctttcccttctctctcttacagttaatttactggcgattgttatcctgtcccggggaaagtgcggactctccacctgcaccactcgctacctggtggccatggcaacggcagatctactgctcattatcactgatgtcatactgtggcggatcatttattattatttcccaggatctgtcctgaacatcacccctgtgtgtagttttATCGCTGTCCTCAGTTATGAAGCCACAGActgctctgtctggttcaccgtcactttctcctttgatcgatttgtggccatctgttgccagaagctgaaaactaaatattgcactgagaaaactgcggctgtggttctcgcaTCAACCTGTATTCTGTTCTGTTTAAAAAATGTCCCCtactactttatatttgaacctggagagataattgacaatgtaccgtggttctgttatATAAAGCCTAGttattatactgagcccggatgggtgggactCGACTGGTTGGATACGGTTTTAATCCCATTTCTCCCatttgttttaattctgttgctcaacactctgacagtcagacacattttagtggccagtcgagtccgtaaggggctgaggggtcagagcaagggagagaatcgcagtgacccagagatggagagcagaaggaagtctgtgattttactcttcaccatatccggcagcttcatacttctgtggttaacGTATGTTATATATTTCTCAATTTCTAATATTACAGGGACATATCTCGAGGATTAcacacatcctctctatgtctttggacaagttggatacatgctgcagattctaagttgctgcacaaacacatttatttatgtggcgacACAATCCAAGTTCAGACAGCAGGTCAAGAACGccgtgaaatatccggttacatcaataaTTCGATTAATTTCCAAACGAGACAACTGA